In one Pseudodesulfovibrio tunisiensis genomic region, the following are encoded:
- a CDS encoding ABC transporter ATP-binding protein: protein MSTPFLTIDNLFVKYGNIEALHGISFTVERGEIVTLIGANGAGKSTTLMSIAQLPPPEAPKITKGDIRFQGESIVGMAPDRVVADLHLALVPEGRHIFGNLTVEENLKLATYARKDTPQDIQRDYTRVYDLFPRLAERRRQRSESLSGGEQQMLAVGRALMSGCRFIMLDEPSMGLAPLLMYDMFRTLKALNSEGMTILLVEQNANLALKFAHRGYVIDTGEIVAQGTSEELMENPEVKKAYLGG from the coding sequence ATGAGCACCCCGTTTCTCACCATCGACAACCTGTTCGTCAAATACGGCAACATCGAGGCACTGCACGGCATTTCCTTTACCGTGGAGCGCGGCGAAATCGTGACTCTGATCGGCGCGAACGGCGCAGGCAAATCCACGACGCTCATGTCCATTGCCCAGCTTCCGCCGCCCGAGGCACCGAAAATCACCAAGGGCGACATCCGATTTCAGGGCGAATCCATCGTGGGCATGGCCCCGGATCGCGTGGTCGCGGACCTGCATCTGGCCCTGGTCCCGGAAGGCCGCCACATCTTCGGCAATCTCACGGTGGAGGAAAATCTCAAGCTCGCAACCTATGCGCGCAAGGATACCCCTCAGGACATCCAGCGCGACTACACGCGGGTCTACGACCTGTTCCCCAGACTGGCGGAACGTCGCAGGCAGCGCTCCGAATCCCTGTCCGGCGGCGAGCAGCAGATGCTGGCCGTGGGCCGCGCGCTCATGTCCGGCTGCCGGTTCATCATGCTGGACGAACCAAGCATGGGCCTTGCCCCGCTGCTCATGTACGACATGTTCCGCACGCTCAAGGCCCTGAACAGCGAAGGCATGACCATCCTGCTCGTGGAACAGAATGCAAATCTCGCACTCAAATTCGCACATCGCGGCTATGTCATTGACACCGGAGAAATCGTGGCTCAGGGCACCAGCGAGGAGCTCATGGAAAATCCGGAAGTGAAAAAGGCCTACCTTGGCGGGTAG
- a CDS encoding ABC transporter ATP-binding protein, protein MSLLKIDGLSQKFGGLMAVSEFDIELRDGELVGLIGPNGAGKTTIFNLASGFYQPTEGSITFNGNPTAGLRPHQITAMGMARTFQNIRLWHDMTVLDNIRIAQHHRLGYSVWDSFLRTKRYRASEDRIYTIAMKLLDAMGLEDYAEELPKNLPYGLQRRVEIARAMSIRPKLLLLDEPAAGLNSADVEDLIKLVRWIHENFDITIWMIEHQMKVVTSLCQWIKVIDFGATIAEGTPEEIQSNPKVIKAYLGDDNI, encoded by the coding sequence ATGTCACTACTCAAAATAGACGGACTCTCGCAGAAGTTCGGCGGGCTCATGGCCGTTTCCGAATTCGACATCGAACTTCGGGACGGAGAACTCGTGGGCCTGATCGGTCCGAACGGCGCGGGCAAGACCACCATATTCAATCTGGCGTCCGGGTTCTATCAGCCCACCGAGGGCTCGATCACCTTCAACGGCAATCCCACGGCCGGACTCAGGCCGCATCAGATCACGGCCATGGGCATGGCGCGCACGTTCCAGAACATCCGGCTCTGGCACGACATGACCGTGCTGGACAACATCCGCATCGCCCAGCACCACCGCCTCGGCTACTCGGTATGGGATTCCTTCCTTCGCACGAAAAGATATCGCGCGAGCGAAGACCGTATTTACACCATTGCCATGAAGCTGCTGGATGCCATGGGGCTGGAAGACTACGCGGAGGAACTGCCCAAGAACCTGCCCTACGGACTTCAGCGCCGTGTGGAAATCGCCCGAGCCATGTCCATCCGACCCAAGCTTCTCCTGCTTGACGAGCCTGCAGCCGGGTTGAACTCGGCGGATGTGGAGGACCTCATCAAACTGGTCCGCTGGATTCACGAAAACTTCGACATCACCATCTGGATGATCGAACACCAGATGAAGGTCGTGACCTCCCTGTGCCAGTGGATCAAAGTCATCGATTTCGGCGCAACCATCGCCGAGGGCACTCCCGAGGAAATCCAGAGCAATCCAAAGGTCATCAAGGCCTACCTTGGAGACGACAACATATGA
- a CDS encoding branched-chain amino acid ABC transporter permease — protein MQKYTLNILLGFLCVGILLLCQYDIIDAYIQTVLMFVGINIIMSTSLNLVNGNMGEFSCGHAAFMCVGAYASSVVSVALFGTKLGGPLLPEAWAMFAFPLVILSGGVVAAFAGIIVALPSFKTRGDYLAIITIAVNYMIISAIENMSFIGGPRGFQGMKDTVWAMLDTVELPWMPFWVLFFTLFTIWIIRRFVSSTYGKGVNAICQDEVAAEIMSVNTNKMKLINFMLSSGLAGLAGGLFAHIIGYVNPQSFNILKSTEALVMVYLGGMGSLSGAVISAILFTALLEVLRSQAIIDFLLTPVTFFIPDWEPSAGVIKWVMIPLLLIMIMQFRPEGLMGNKELVDVFPRLRKFYKFK, from the coding sequence ATGCAGAAATACACGCTCAACATCCTTCTGGGGTTCCTGTGCGTCGGCATCCTGCTGCTCTGCCAGTACGACATCATCGACGCCTACATCCAGACCGTGCTCATGTTCGTGGGCATCAACATCATCATGTCCACCAGTCTGAATCTGGTGAACGGCAACATGGGCGAATTCTCGTGCGGCCATGCCGCGTTCATGTGCGTGGGCGCCTATGCCTCGTCCGTGGTTTCCGTGGCCCTGTTCGGCACCAAGCTGGGCGGCCCGCTCCTGCCGGAAGCCTGGGCCATGTTCGCTTTCCCGCTGGTGATCCTGTCCGGCGGCGTGGTGGCGGCATTCGCCGGCATCATCGTGGCCCTGCCTTCGTTCAAGACTCGCGGCGACTATCTGGCCATCATCACCATCGCAGTGAACTACATGATCATCTCCGCGATCGAAAACATGAGTTTCATCGGCGGTCCGCGAGGCTTTCAGGGCATGAAGGACACTGTCTGGGCCATGCTGGACACAGTGGAACTGCCGTGGATGCCCTTCTGGGTGCTCTTCTTCACCCTGTTCACCATCTGGATCATCCGCAGATTCGTCTCCTCGACCTATGGCAAGGGCGTGAATGCCATCTGCCAGGACGAAGTGGCCGCGGAAATCATGAGCGTGAACACCAACAAGATGAAACTGATCAACTTCATGCTGTCTTCGGGTCTTGCCGGTCTGGCAGGCGGCCTGTTCGCGCACATCATCGGCTATGTGAACCCGCAATCCTTCAACATCCTGAAGTCCACCGAAGCCCTTGTCATGGTCTATCTCGGCGGCATGGGGTCCCTGTCCGGCGCAGTCATTTCGGCCATCCTGTTCACTGCCCTGCTGGAAGTTCTCCGATCGCAGGCCATCATCGATTTCCTGCTGACGCCCGTCACGTTCTTCATTCCCGACTGGGAACCCTCGGCCGGCGTGATCAAATGGGTCATGATTCCCCTGCTGCTCATCATGATCATGCAGTTCCGTCCCGAAGGTCTCATGGGCAACAAGGAACTGGTCGACGTGTTCCCGCGTCTCAGGAAATTCTACAAGTTCAAGTAA
- a CDS encoding branched-chain amino acid ABC transporter permease: MDFIIQNILNALQWGSFYALIALGYTLVYGVLLLINFAHGDIFMVGAYIAFFVATLLLGGDGLGLGLSPAVTFALCIPLTMVLTAGVGVTLERVAYRPLRRKGAHRLYVVITALMCGLVLEYSNLTVLGASRKKFPELLEKTIWHFGDISVTNLKVLVIVAAVAVFVFLNFIVTKTKIGMAMRGISYDKFAIPLMGIPIDTIIVFTFILGSSFAGLAGLLFAMSYPILEPFMGMIIGWKAFIAAVVGGIGDIRGAFVGGFLLGFIEIGVVSVFPSTYRDLFAFSILLMILWMKPTGLFGVAKTTKI; the protein is encoded by the coding sequence GTGGACTTCATCATCCAGAATATTCTGAACGCCTTGCAATGGGGAAGCTTCTATGCGCTCATCGCCCTGGGATACACGCTCGTGTACGGGGTGCTGCTGCTCATCAACTTCGCCCACGGCGACATTTTCATGGTGGGCGCGTACATCGCGTTTTTCGTGGCCACCCTGCTTCTCGGCGGGGACGGGCTCGGTCTGGGCCTGTCTCCGGCCGTGACCTTTGCCCTGTGCATTCCCCTGACCATGGTGCTTACGGCAGGCGTGGGCGTGACACTGGAACGCGTCGCATACCGACCGCTCCGGAGAAAGGGCGCACACCGGCTGTACGTGGTCATCACCGCGCTCATGTGCGGATTGGTGCTGGAGTACAGCAACCTCACCGTGCTGGGCGCAAGCCGCAAGAAATTTCCCGAGCTTCTCGAAAAGACCATCTGGCATTTCGGCGACATTTCCGTGACCAACCTCAAGGTACTGGTCATTGTCGCTGCCGTGGCCGTCTTCGTGTTCCTGAACTTCATCGTGACCAAGACCAAGATCGGCATGGCCATGCGCGGCATCTCGTATGACAAATTCGCGATTCCGCTCATGGGCATTCCCATCGACACCATCATTGTGTTCACCTTCATTCTCGGTTCCAGCTTCGCCGGACTGGCAGGGCTCCTTTTCGCCATGTCCTATCCCATTCTGGAGCCGTTCATGGGCATGATCATCGGCTGGAAGGCGTTCATCGCGGCAGTGGTCGGCGGCATCGGCGACATCCGGGGCGCGTTCGTGGGCGGTTTTCTGCTCGGCTTCATTGAAATCGGCGTGGTTTCGGTCTTTCCGTCCACCTACCGCGACCTGTTCGCCTTTTCCATCCTGCTGATGATCCTGTGGATGAAGCCCACAGGCCTGTTCGGCGTTGCCAAGACCACCAAGATCTAG
- a CDS encoding ABC transporter substrate-binding protein → MREFFRKSGILSLTLLCCLTFAVTALAEDVIKVGFNLPLTGDIPEVGEGSKKAAEMYLKDINAKGGLEVGGKMYKLDFVFMDNESKAESAVNAALKLIEQEEVVAIIGPNSSKQAVPAGGTCNDNRVPMISPWSTNPDTTKDRPWVFRAAFLDPFQGPVVADFAAKKFNAKTAAVLFDISNDYSKGLAEIFKAKWEEKMGADAVVAFESHGTKDQDFSAQLTKIVSARPDFIFVPDNYNQVALIIQQARDLGYKGHFMGSDAWGTPDLIKLCGDDCYGQYFSTHYAAAGAQGATKVFIDRYKEMYGDVPADYAALTWDSIGLLVEGIRNAGEVDSNLRKMRKAVREGLASIKSFPGITGSMKFDEQGDPIKCAVVVRISDKGEFMFEESVCP, encoded by the coding sequence ATGAGAGAATTTTTTCGAAAATCCGGTATCTTGTCACTGACGCTCCTGTGCTGCCTGACCTTTGCCGTCACGGCTCTGGCCGAGGACGTCATCAAGGTCGGCTTCAACCTGCCCCTGACCGGCGACATCCCCGAGGTGGGGGAAGGCTCGAAAAAGGCTGCCGAGATGTATCTCAAGGACATCAATGCAAAGGGCGGTCTGGAAGTGGGCGGCAAGATGTACAAGCTGGATTTCGTCTTCATGGACAACGAATCCAAGGCCGAATCCGCAGTCAACGCGGCCCTGAAGCTCATCGAGCAGGAAGAGGTTGTGGCCATCATCGGCCCGAACTCCTCCAAGCAGGCAGTCCCTGCTGGCGGCACCTGCAACGACAACCGCGTGCCCATGATCTCGCCGTGGTCCACCAACCCGGACACCACCAAGGATCGCCCCTGGGTTTTCCGCGCCGCATTTCTGGACCCGTTCCAGGGCCCCGTGGTTGCCGATTTCGCAGCCAAGAAGTTCAATGCCAAGACCGCCGCCGTGCTTTTCGACATTTCCAACGACTACTCCAAGGGACTGGCTGAAATCTTCAAGGCCAAGTGGGAAGAGAAAATGGGCGCCGACGCAGTGGTGGCCTTCGAGTCCCACGGCACCAAGGACCAGGATTTCTCGGCCCAGCTGACCAAGATCGTGTCGGCCAGGCCCGACTTCATTTTCGTGCCGGACAACTACAATCAGGTGGCCCTGATCATCCAGCAGGCCCGCGACCTCGGCTACAAGGGCCATTTCATGGGCTCGGACGCCTGGGGTACCCCGGACCTGATCAAGCTGTGCGGCGATGACTGCTACGGTCAGTATTTCTCCACCCACTACGCGGCCGCAGGCGCACAGGGCGCCACCAAGGTCTTCATCGACCGCTACAAGGAAATGTACGGCGACGTGCCTGCGGACTACGCAGCCCTGACCTGGGATTCCATCGGTCTGCTCGTGGAAGGCATCAGGAACGCCGGCGAGGTCGACAGCAACCTGCGCAAGATGCGCAAGGCCGTGCGCGAGGGACTGGCTTCCATCAAGTCCTTCCCCGGCATCACCGGTTCCATGAAATTCGACGAGCAGGGCGACCCCATCAAGTGCGCCGTTGTCGTCCGGATTTCGGACAAGGGCGAATTCATGTTCGAGGAATCCGTCTGCCCCTAG
- the cysC gene encoding adenylyl-sulfate kinase, which translates to MTPKYICKYRGAISRQDRENRNHHKAVTLWFTGLSCSGKSTIAHAVEKQLFDLGRQVYVFDGDNVRHGLCRDLTFSPEDRNENLRRIAEMTKLFMDAGIICLCAFITPRESDRQMLRSMHADGDFHLVHVDCPVEECSARDVKGYYALARQGKIRNYTGISAPFDTPQNPELTLDSRNTDLRTCVDQVMHYLTPIIG; encoded by the coding sequence ATGACACCCAAATACATCTGTAAATATCGGGGCGCGATTTCACGCCAGGACCGGGAAAACCGCAACCACCACAAGGCCGTGACTCTCTGGTTCACCGGCCTGTCCTGTTCCGGAAAATCCACCATAGCCCATGCTGTCGAAAAGCAGCTCTTCGATCTTGGCCGTCAGGTCTATGTCTTCGACGGCGACAACGTGCGCCACGGCCTTTGCCGCGACCTCACCTTTTCCCCGGAAGACCGCAACGAGAACCTCCGCCGCATAGCGGAAATGACCAAGCTCTTCATGGACGCGGGCATCATCTGCCTGTGCGCCTTCATCACGCCCCGGGAATCCGACCGGCAAATGCTCCGCTCCATGCATGCGGACGGCGACTTCCACCTCGTGCATGTGGACTGCCCGGTCGAGGAATGCTCGGCCCGTGACGTGAAGGGATACTACGCACTGGCCAGACAGGGAAAAATCAGGAACTACACGGGCATATCCGCTCCATTCGACACGCCGCAGAATCCGGAACTGACTCTGGACTCCCGCAATACGGACCTCCGGACCTGCGTGGATCAGGTGATGCACTATCTCACCCCGATCATCGGCTGA
- a CDS encoding long-chain-fatty-acid--CoA ligase: MEQLERPWLMSYDPEVPVSLDYEKIPLFRFLDRAARKWPKRKAVAFRNWSITYEKLKKQSEIFAANLRREGLRKGDRVAIMMPNLPQTIIAFWGTLRAGGIVVMTNPLYMETEIVHQFNDAGIRFCVTLDMLWPKLDKLRADIPVEKFLVTSISESLKFPLNWLYRFKAKREGHLPNIPFDKKTVLPFKSMLSGKETYTNDKVDSTDVALLQYTGGTTGVAKGCMLTHDNLGANAQQCYAMLYKLAEEPQIFLGILPYFHIYGLTTCLTYPTLLGATLAPFPRYVPADVLEGIKKLRPTVFPGAPALYISLLQQKTIAKYDITCINYCVSGSAPMPVEYIEQFKEKTQTVITEGYGLTEASPVTHLNPLFGKKKFGSIGLPFPDTDAKIVDMEVGGEPLPPGKMGELVIRGPQVMKGYYNRPDSTADVLRNGWLYTGDIAYMDDDGYFFIVDRKKDLIISAGYNIYPREIDEVLVQHPDIKEAVAVGIPHEGRGEIVKVFVVPENGAELSRNDVIGYCREKLANYKVPRRVEFRRELPKTMVGKVLRRALREEEEQRMQKRKKDK, from the coding sequence ATGGAACAGTTGGAACGTCCCTGGCTCATGTCATACGACCCCGAAGTACCCGTTTCTCTTGATTATGAAAAAATTCCGCTCTTCCGCTTTCTGGACAGGGCGGCCCGCAAATGGCCCAAACGCAAGGCCGTGGCCTTCCGCAACTGGTCGATCACGTATGAAAAACTGAAGAAGCAAAGCGAAATATTCGCAGCCAACCTGCGCAGGGAAGGCCTGCGCAAGGGCGACCGCGTTGCCATCATGATGCCCAACCTGCCCCAGACCATCATCGCCTTCTGGGGCACGCTCCGCGCGGGTGGCATCGTGGTCATGACGAATCCGCTCTACATGGAAACCGAGATCGTCCACCAGTTCAACGACGCGGGCATCCGGTTCTGCGTAACCCTGGACATGCTCTGGCCCAAACTCGACAAACTTCGGGCCGACATTCCGGTGGAAAAATTTCTGGTCACCTCCATCAGTGAAAGCCTGAAATTCCCCCTGAACTGGCTGTACAGATTCAAGGCCAAACGCGAAGGCCATCTTCCGAACATTCCGTTCGACAAAAAGACCGTGCTGCCGTTCAAGTCCATGCTCTCGGGCAAGGAGACCTACACGAACGACAAGGTGGACTCCACGGACGTGGCCCTGCTCCAGTACACGGGCGGCACCACGGGCGTGGCCAAGGGCTGCATGCTCACCCACGACAATCTGGGCGCCAATGCACAGCAGTGCTACGCCATGCTCTACAAGCTGGCCGAAGAGCCGCAGATATTTCTGGGCATCCTGCCCTATTTCCACATCTACGGGCTGACCACCTGCCTGACCTACCCCACGCTGCTCGGCGCGACGCTGGCCCCGTTCCCGCGCTATGTCCCGGCGGACGTGCTCGAAGGCATCAAGAAACTTCGGCCCACGGTCTTTCCCGGGGCACCAGCCCTGTACATTTCCCTGCTCCAGCAGAAGACCATTGCCAAGTACGACATCACCTGCATCAACTACTGCGTGTCCGGCTCCGCGCCCATGCCCGTGGAATACATCGAGCAGTTCAAGGAAAAGACCCAGACCGTGATCACCGAAGGCTACGGCCTGACCGAGGCATCGCCCGTCACGCACCTGAACCCGCTCTTCGGCAAGAAGAAATTCGGGTCCATCGGCCTGCCCTTTCCGGACACGGACGCCAAGATAGTGGATATGGAAGTCGGCGGCGAGCCCCTGCCCCCGGGCAAGATGGGCGAACTGGTCATTCGCGGCCCCCAGGTCATGAAGGGCTACTACAACCGTCCGGATTCCACGGCCGACGTGCTGCGCAACGGCTGGCTCTACACCGGCGACATCGCCTACATGGATGACGACGGCTATTTCTTCATCGTTGACCGCAAGAAGGATCTGATCATTTCCGCCGGATACAACATCTATCCGCGCGAAATCGACGAGGTGCTGGTGCAGCACCCGGACATCAAGGAAGCCGTGGCCGTAGGCATCCCCCATGAAGGCCGCGGCGAAATCGTCAAGGTCTTTGTCGTGCCCGAAAACGGTGCCGAACTTTCCAGAAACGACGTGATAGGGTACTGTCGGGAGAAACTCGCCAACTACAAGGTGCCCCGCAGGGTGGAATTCCGCAGGGAACTCCCCAAGACCATGGTCGGCAAGGTTCTTCGCCGCGCGCTTCGCGAGGAGGAAGAACAGCGCATGCAAAAACGGAAAAAAGACAAGTGA
- a CDS encoding winged helix-turn-helix transcriptional regulator, whose translation MLISEGTYLKPSKQTRMLAILDSLTHDCGLSQFELGKRLKLSGAMVNQYLKQLQTDGYVEFEPVNGKSYRYKLTPEGEAVRRRMFSDYSSETVRLYTTIKNFVLDKLRPLLESGKRRLALFGAAETCEVVLAAIRSSGFQVVVLLDNDARKHGAIHHGHVVSPPHVLEEVDCDAVVITSFGKQDEIFRQVEPFATRRGFEIVRF comes from the coding sequence ATGCTGATTTCCGAGGGAACGTATCTCAAGCCGAGCAAGCAGACCAGAATGCTCGCCATTCTCGATTCTCTCACCCACGACTGCGGTCTGTCCCAGTTCGAACTCGGAAAACGGCTCAAGTTGTCCGGAGCCATGGTCAACCAGTATTTGAAGCAGCTTCAGACCGACGGATACGTGGAATTCGAACCGGTCAATGGAAAAAGCTACCGTTACAAGCTGACCCCGGAGGGAGAGGCGGTGCGGCGGCGCATGTTTTCCGACTATTCCTCGGAAACCGTACGTTTGTACACGACCATCAAGAACTTTGTCCTGGACAAGCTGCGGCCCCTTCTGGAATCGGGAAAACGCCGTCTTGCCCTTTTCGGTGCTGCGGAAACCTGCGAAGTGGTGCTGGCCGCCATTCGGAGTTCCGGTTTCCAGGTCGTGGTCCTGCTGGACAACGACGCCCGGAAGCATGGCGCCATTCATCACGGTCATGTGGTTTCCCCGCCTCATGTGTTGGAGGAAGTGGACTGCGACGCCGTGGTCATCACCTCGTTCGGGAAGCAGGACGAGATATTCAGGCAGGTTGAACCTTTCGCCACCCGCAGGGGTTTTGAAATAGTGAGATTTTAA
- a CDS encoding N-acetylneuraminate synthase family protein: MNTISAIELRSGVRIGAGEPCFVVAEIGNNHQGDFDIARRMVDEAAKAGVQAVKFQKRDMEALLTREGRATPYTGCNSFGPTYGEHRNALELSIEEMGRLKEYSESLGLVFFASAWDEPSLRQILGLDVELLKVCSADLVNVPLIRKYARAEVPIVLSTGMSSLDDIDVALGEIRSVHDDVVLLHCNSTYPCPNEQIGLPVMDSLRERYGLPVGYSGHERGIGPSVAAAALGACLVERHFTLDKTFKGTDHQVSLEPAELAQMVTMIREVEAALCVKGKIVFAEEQAASKKLRKCIVFSRDLPAGHRIAEADLTTRSPSVGVSPIHWDEVVGGVLKRPVKHEEPVQWDTLSLPDTQCTAEATSS, translated from the coding sequence ATGAATACGATCAGTGCGATAGAACTTCGTTCGGGAGTACGTATCGGAGCGGGCGAGCCCTGTTTCGTGGTGGCCGAGATCGGCAACAACCATCAGGGGGATTTCGACATCGCCCGACGGATGGTGGACGAGGCCGCAAAGGCCGGAGTTCAGGCCGTGAAGTTCCAGAAACGGGACATGGAGGCCCTGCTGACCCGGGAGGGCCGTGCCACACCGTACACGGGATGCAACAGCTTCGGTCCCACCTACGGAGAACATCGCAATGCCCTTGAGCTGTCCATCGAGGAGATGGGGCGGCTCAAGGAATACAGCGAATCCCTCGGTCTGGTGTTCTTCGCCTCGGCCTGGGACGAGCCGAGTCTGCGGCAGATTCTCGGGCTGGACGTGGAATTGCTCAAGGTGTGTTCCGCCGATCTGGTCAATGTGCCGCTCATCCGCAAGTATGCGCGGGCCGAGGTGCCCATCGTCCTGTCCACGGGCATGAGTTCTCTGGACGACATCGACGTGGCGCTCGGCGAAATCCGCAGTGTGCATGACGACGTGGTCCTTTTGCACTGCAATTCCACCTATCCCTGCCCCAACGAGCAGATCGGTCTGCCGGTCATGGATTCCCTGCGTGAACGCTACGGCCTGCCCGTGGGCTATTCCGGCCACGAGCGCGGCATTGGTCCCAGCGTGGCTGCGGCTGCTTTGGGAGCCTGTCTGGTGGAGCGTCATTTCACTTTGGACAAGACCTTCAAGGGCACGGACCATCAGGTCTCTCTGGAACCTGCGGAGCTGGCCCAGATGGTGACCATGATCCGCGAGGTCGAAGCCGCACTGTGCGTCAAGGGCAAGATCGTTTTTGCCGAGGAGCAGGCCGCGTCCAAGAAGCTGCGCAAGTGCATCGTGTTCTCGCGCGATCTGCCCGCAGGGCACCGCATCGCCGAAGCCGATCTGACCACGCGCAGCCCGAGCGTCGGCGTTTCCCCCATTCATTGGGACGAAGTGGTGGGCGGCGTGCTCAAGCGTCCGGTCAAGCACGAGGAGCCGGTCCAGTGGGATACGCTGAGCCTGCCTGATACCCAGTGCACGGCCGAGGCCACTTCTTCCTGA
- a CDS encoding chemotaxis protein has protein sequence MSEQDILLETGTNELEIIEFFVHEKQGESTYTHYFGVNVAKVLEVVEAPEGLEGSEAAAHKSFLGTIPLRDLILPVVDLSVWLGMERVKTRNEPIIVTEFNNMITGFLVSGVTQIHRVNWKDVEPPSRYVSNMATNCITGTLQIKERIVLMLDLEQVLAELDESKDIFKQDLGDFVSDQRYRALVADDSTSVREVLRRNFEQANFDVALMNDGAEAWNKLLAIKAKAQEEGKSPLDYVDVVVSDIEMPQMDGYTLTRNIKEDPVLNVLPVALFSSLISKGIEHKGEAVKADEQVTKPEFSSLTRKVVDLIRRWERPTD, from the coding sequence ATGAGCGAACAGGATATTCTGCTGGAAACCGGCACCAACGAACTCGAAATCATCGAGTTTTTTGTCCATGAAAAGCAGGGCGAAAGCACGTATACGCACTATTTCGGCGTGAACGTGGCCAAGGTGCTTGAGGTTGTGGAGGCGCCGGAAGGGCTGGAAGGGTCCGAAGCCGCTGCGCACAAAAGCTTTCTCGGCACGATTCCGCTCAGGGACCTGATTCTGCCTGTGGTCGACCTCAGCGTGTGGCTGGGCATGGAACGGGTCAAGACCCGGAACGAGCCCATCATCGTCACGGAATTCAACAACATGATAACCGGTTTTCTGGTGTCGGGCGTGACCCAGATTCATCGGGTGAACTGGAAGGACGTGGAGCCTCCCAGCCGCTACGTGTCCAACATGGCCACCAACTGCATCACGGGAACGTTGCAGATCAAGGAGCGCATCGTGCTCATGCTTGATCTGGAACAGGTGCTGGCCGAACTTGACGAGTCCAAGGACATCTTCAAGCAGGACCTTGGCGATTTCGTATCGGATCAGAGATATCGCGCTCTGGTTGCGGACGATTCCACTTCGGTTCGCGAAGTGTTGCGCAGGAATTTCGAGCAGGCGAATTTCGATGTGGCCCTGATGAACGACGGGGCCGAGGCGTGGAACAAGCTGCTGGCCATCAAGGCAAAGGCGCAGGAAGAAGGCAAAAGCCCGCTTGATTACGTGGATGTGGTCGTGTCGGACATCGAGATGCCGCAGATGGACGGCTATACCCTGACTCGCAACATCAAGGAGGACCCGGTCCTCAACGTGCTTCCGGTCGCCCTGTTTTCCTCCCTCATTTCCAAGGGGATCGAACACAAGGGCGAAGCGGTCAAGGCCGACGAGCAGGTCACCAAGCCCGAATTCAGCAGCCTGACCAGGAAGGTCGTCGACCTGATCAGGCGGTGGGAAAGACCGACCGACTGA
- a CDS encoding DUF2325 domain-containing protein — MCAALIGGMDRLKREYMQEAKIRGVKLKCYTGKERSIGDTLGNVDLVVLFTNKVSHKAKKDVLSAIRGKDIPVMMKHSCGISTLRKCLEEVA, encoded by the coding sequence ATGTGCGCAGCTCTCATCGGCGGAATGGACAGACTGAAAAGGGAGTACATGCAGGAAGCCAAGATCAGGGGCGTGAAGCTGAAATGCTACACGGGCAAGGAACGCTCCATCGGCGACACGCTGGGCAACGTCGACCTCGTCGTCCTGTTCACCAACAAGGTCTCCCACAAAGCCAAAAAGGACGTCCTGTCCGCAATCCGCGGCAAGGACATCCCCGTGATGATGAAGCATTCGTGTGGCATCAGCACGTTGCGCAAGTGCCTGGAGGAAGTGGCGTAG